The stretch of DNA ATCATCAACTTTTACCGTTACTGACAGTTCAGCATGTTTTGTTACTTTACCATGATAGTCTACATCACTCAAGCGATAGGTATAACTTTGTCCCACCTGGACATCTTTGTCCCTATACTGATATTCAGTTACCAATGTGGTCGAGCCTTGGCCATGAAGTGACTCATGGTTGCTAAATGAGGCAATCTCATTCCAGTTACCTCGAGCGTTCTTTCGCTCAATGATAAAACCGAGATTTTCTATTTCTGAATCTGTGATCCAGGTCAATAGCACTTGTCCTGCTTTAGACGTCGCTATCCATGAGGAGAGTTCGACGGGGAGGGAAGAATCTACAGCTTTCGCCCAACTCAAATAGGGATATCCGCTATTTATACCGCTTTCCATATTCCAAGTGTAGCTCGTATTATAGCTTTCGATAATATTCCAACCTGCGGCAGTAAAGGTTGCCAGCGTTTTCATTTGAGCTGTGGTTTTACCGGTGCCGCCGTCGCTGGATGATTGCCCGGAGGTTTCGGTGTCCCAGAAGGAATTGCTGACGGTGGAATTATTATTATACCCCACCAGGCCGCCGACTGAAGAGGTACCACTAACGCTGCCCGTGCTGTAAATGTTGCTAACGGTGGAATTATATGTATTGCTCCCCACCAGGCCGCCGACATAATCTCCACTACCAGTAACACTGCCCGTGCTGTAACTGTTTTCGACGGTGGAAGCCCAATAATTCCACCCCACCAGGCCGCCGACAAAATCATCACCGGTAACGCTGCCCGTGCTGTAGCTGTTGCTGACGGTGGAATTACCATAATTATACCCCACCAGGCCGCCGACATAATCTCCACTACCAGTAACACTGCCCGTGCTGTAACTGTTGCTGACTTCGGAATTATCACGAATATACCCCACCAGGCCGCCGACATAAGATTGCCCTGTAATATTCACATTGGTGACACCAAGGTTGTTAATTGTGGTACCATATGCGAATCCGAACAAGCCACCAATATTTGCTTTGGAGGGGTTGATGTAGAGATTATCAATGGTATGTCCATCTCCATCATAGCTGCCGTGGAAAAATGTTGAATTATCCCCAATGGGTGAAAAGCCGTAGCCACTATTATAAAAATCTCCCCCGCT from Candidatus Neomarinimicrobiota bacterium encodes:
- a CDS encoding GLUG motif-containing protein, coding for MKNTKSVLGFMLIMLLELSTGLMAQTYSGGSGTEGAPYQIANKADLKYLSENSGEWSKHFIQTADITFDDADFQSGGDFYNSGYGFSPIGDNSTFFHGSYDGDGHTIDNLYINPSKANIGGLFGFAYGTTINNLGVTNVNITGQSYVGGLVGYIRDNSEVSNSYSTGSVTGSGDYVGGLVGYNYGNSTVSNSYSTGSVTGDDFVGGLVGWNYWASTVENSYSTGSVTGSGDYVGGLVGSNTYNSTVSNIYSTGSVSGTSSVGGLVGYNNNSTVSNSFWDTETSGQSSSDGGTGKTTAQMKTLATFTAAGWNIIESYNTSYTWNMESGINSGYPYLSWAKAVDSSLPVELSSWIATSKAGQVLLTWITDSEIENLGFIIERKNARGNWNEIASFSNHESLHGQGSTTLVTEYQYRDKDVQVGQSYTYRLSDVDYHGKVTKHAELSVTVKVDDNTMLADQFILHSAFPNPFNPSVTVRYELPKVSDVSITIYDMFGRNIWNLN